In Mycolicibacterium phocaicum, one DNA window encodes the following:
- the tesB gene encoding acyl-CoA thioesterase II: protein MAIEQILDLEQLEVNIYRGSVFSPESGFLQRTFGGHVAGQSLVSAVRTVEPKYQVHSLHGYFLRPGDARAPTVYMVERIRDGGSFCTRRVSAIQHGETIFSMSASFQTDQTGIEHQDAMPVPPPPDLSKGFRSAGAFDDAGFAQFAEWDVRIVPRDQVARVPGKASQQQVWFRHRDPLPDDHVLHICALAYMSDLTLLGSAQVNHLEVRKHMNIASLDHAMWFMRPFRADEWLLYDQSSPSATGGRALTQGKIFNQYGEMVAAVMQEGLTRYNRGFVPPAE, encoded by the coding sequence GTGGCAATCGAGCAGATACTCGATCTCGAGCAACTCGAGGTCAACATCTACCGCGGCAGTGTTTTCAGCCCGGAATCGGGCTTCCTGCAGCGCACTTTCGGTGGCCACGTAGCCGGTCAGTCGTTGGTGTCGGCGGTGCGCACCGTGGAGCCGAAGTACCAGGTGCACTCGCTGCACGGGTACTTCCTGCGTCCCGGTGACGCCCGCGCACCGACGGTGTACATGGTGGAGCGCATCCGCGACGGTGGGTCGTTCTGCACCCGCCGGGTGAGCGCCATCCAACACGGCGAGACCATCTTCTCGATGTCGGCGTCGTTCCAGACCGACCAGACGGGCATCGAGCACCAGGACGCGATGCCGGTGCCGCCGCCGCCCGACCTGTCGAAGGGCTTCCGGTCCGCCGGGGCGTTCGACGACGCCGGCTTCGCCCAGTTCGCCGAGTGGGACGTGCGCATCGTGCCGCGCGACCAGGTGGCCCGGGTGCCCGGCAAGGCGTCGCAGCAGCAGGTGTGGTTCCGGCACCGCGACCCGCTGCCCGACGACCACGTCCTGCACATCTGCGCCCTGGCCTACATGAGCGACCTGACCCTGTTGGGCTCGGCGCAGGTGAATCACCTTGAGGTACGCAAACATATGAACATCGCCTCGCTGGACCACGCGATGTGGTTCATGCGGCCGTTCCGGGCCGACGAATGGTTGTTGTACGACCAGTCGTCGCCGTCGGCAACCGGGGGCCGCGCGCTGACGCAGGGCAAGATCTTCAACCAGTACGGCGAGATGGTGGCCGCTGTGATGCAGGAGGGGCTGACCCGCTACAACCGCGGCTTCGTCCCGCCGGCGGAGTGA
- the pdxS gene encoding pyridoxal 5'-phosphate synthase lyase subunit PdxS: protein MDTAADNSGQTGTARVKRGMAEMLKGGVIMDVVTPEQARIAEGSGAVAVMALERVPADIRAQGGVSRMSDPDMIEGIIDAVTIPVMAKARIGHFVEAQILQSLGVDYIDESEVLTPADYTHHIDKWKFTVPFVCGATNLGEALRRINEGAAMIRSKGEAGTGDVSNATTHMRKIGGEIRRLTSLSEDELYVAAKELQAPYELVVEVARAGKLPVTLFTAGGIATPADAAMMMQLGAEGVFVGSGIFKSGDPAARAAAIVKATTFYDDPDTLAKVSRGLGEAMVGINVEDVPEPHRLAERGW from the coding sequence GTGGATACCGCAGCGGATAACAGCGGTCAGACGGGCACCGCCCGGGTCAAGCGCGGCATGGCCGAGATGCTGAAGGGCGGCGTCATCATGGACGTCGTAACACCCGAGCAGGCGCGCATCGCCGAAGGCTCAGGCGCCGTCGCCGTCATGGCGCTCGAGCGCGTTCCCGCCGATATCCGCGCGCAGGGCGGCGTCTCGCGGATGAGCGACCCGGACATGATCGAGGGCATCATCGACGCCGTCACCATCCCGGTGATGGCCAAGGCCCGTATCGGCCACTTCGTCGAGGCGCAGATTCTGCAGAGCCTCGGGGTGGACTACATCGACGAGTCCGAGGTGTTGACCCCGGCCGACTACACCCACCACATCGACAAGTGGAAGTTCACCGTGCCGTTCGTGTGCGGCGCGACCAACCTGGGTGAGGCCCTGCGCCGGATCAACGAGGGCGCGGCGATGATCCGCTCCAAGGGTGAGGCCGGCACCGGGGATGTCTCCAACGCCACCACCCACATGCGCAAGATCGGCGGCGAGATCCGTCGGCTGACGTCGCTGTCGGAGGACGAACTGTACGTTGCCGCAAAGGAATTGCAGGCGCCGTACGAGCTGGTGGTCGAGGTCGCGCGGGCCGGCAAGCTGCCCGTGACGCTGTTCACCGCCGGTGGCATCGCCACCCCGGCCGACGCCGCGATGATGATGCAGCTGGGCGCCGAGGGTGTGTTCGTCGGCTCGGGCATCTTCAAGTCCGGTGACCCGGCGGCCCGCGCCGCGGCCATCGTCAAGGCCACGACGTTCTACGACGACCCCGACACGCTGGCCAAGGTGTCGCGCGGTCTGGGTGAGGCCATGGTCGGCATCAACGTGGAGGATGTGCCGGAGCCTCATCGGCTCGCCGAGCGGGGCTGGTAA
- the pdxT gene encoding pyridoxal 5'-phosphate synthase glutaminase subunit PdxT, producing MSPHVGVLALQGDTREHLAALREAGAEVSTVRRLTELNAVDALVIPGGESTAMSHLLRELELLEPLRDRLAAGMPCYGSCAGMILLATEINDAGVPGREALPLRGIDMTVRRNAFGRQVDSFEDDLDFVGLDDPVHAVFIRAPWVERVGPDVEVLASAAGHPVAVRQGRMLATSFHPEVTGDRRVHKLFVDSLGQ from the coding sequence GTGAGCCCGCACGTCGGTGTCCTCGCGTTGCAGGGGGACACCCGAGAGCATCTGGCTGCCCTGCGCGAGGCAGGCGCCGAGGTGTCGACGGTCCGGCGCCTCACGGAGCTGAATGCCGTTGACGCCCTGGTGATCCCGGGCGGTGAATCTACCGCGATGAGCCATCTGCTGCGCGAGCTCGAGCTACTGGAGCCGCTGCGCGACCGCCTGGCCGCGGGCATGCCGTGCTACGGATCGTGCGCCGGCATGATCCTGCTCGCCACCGAGATCAACGACGCGGGCGTGCCGGGCCGGGAGGCCCTGCCGCTACGCGGGATCGATATGACGGTGCGGCGCAACGCTTTCGGTCGTCAGGTCGACTCGTTCGAAGACGACCTCGATTTCGTCGGCCTCGACGATCCCGTGCACGCGGTGTTCATCCGGGCGCCCTGGGTCGAGCGCGTCGGGCCCGACGTCGAGGTGCTGGCCAGCGCGGCCGGACATCCTGTCGCCGTCCGTCAGGGCCGCATGCTCGCCACGTCGTTCCACCCCGAGGTCACCGGTGACCGGCGCGTCCACAAACTCTTCGTGGACTCTCTCGGCCAGTAG